The Nitrospinota bacterium DNA window CATGACCTGCATGAAACCGGCCGGGTCGATATCCCCCCCGGTCGGCTCGTCCATGACGAGCAGGCGGGGATTTTGGATCGTGGCGCGGGCCAGCATTGCCAGCTTGGCGTCGTTGGTATTAATCTCGTGCGGGAATCGGTCGGCGATCCCGCCGATGCCGAGCAGTTCCAGCAGGGGGAGCACCCGGGCGCGCATCTCGCGCTCCCTCAATCCTTGATGATACGAGAGGGGAAGCCCCACATTGGCCGCGATGTTGAGGTTATCCAGCAGCGTCACATGTTGCGTCACCATGCCGATGTGCCGGAAATCCCCCTCCTCCGGGCCGTCACCGGCAAACATCCGCCGGCCCATCAAATATACGGCGCCGGCGGTCACGGGAGTTTTCCCCAGGCAAACATTGATGAAATCGGTCTTCCCCACCATGCGGGAACCGAGTATGACCGCCACACCCCCTTCCGGCAGGTGGAAATTGGCGCCGTTGA harbors:
- a CDS encoding ATP-binding cassette domain-containing protein — translated: MVHDVMIRLENVSFTSEAGSFNGANFHLPEGGVAVILGSRMVGKTDFINVCLGKTPVTAGAVYLMGRRMFAGDGPEEGDFRHIGMVTQHVTLLDNLNIAANVGLPLSYHQGLREREMRARVLPLLELLGIGGIADRFPHEINTNDAKLAMLARATIQNPRLLVMDEPTGGDIDPAGFMQVMATIKRFRDQGVTLLITTCSPSLAAIEGASFYYLVDRRLIPHSGRLETTDRAAREFFREIRNYTERQKREISGFFKVLFKDDQTEKE